Proteins encoded in a region of the Pseudomonas sp. PDNC002 genome:
- a CDS encoding peptide chain release factor 3 yields the protein MSIQAAEVAKRRTFAIISHPDAGKTTITEKLLLMGKAIAVAGTVKSRKSDRHATSDWMEMEKQRGISITTSVMQFPYREHMINLLDTPGHEDFSEDTYRTLTAVDSALMVLDGGKGVEPRTIALMEVCRLRDTPIVSFINKLDRDIRDPIELLDEIEAVLKIKAAPITWPIGCYRDFKGVYHLAQDKIIVYVPGHGHERIETQVIDKLDSDEARAHLGDLYDNFLEELELVQGACHEFDKDAFLKGEMTPVFFGTALGNFGVDQVLDCIVDWAPQPLERGAHERTVAPTEEKFSGFVFKIQANMDPKHRDRIAFMRICSGKYEKGMKMRHVRLGKDVKIADALTFFSSEREQLEEAFAGDIIGLHNHGTIQIGDTFTEGEALGFTGIPHFAPELFRRVRLKDPLKSKQLRQGLQELAEEGATQVFFPERNNDIILGAVGVLQFDVVASRLKEEYKVECAYEQINVWSARWIECKDEKKLKEFKDKAFENLSVDGGGHLTYLAPTRVNLSLMEERWPDITFRATREHH from the coding sequence ATGAGCATCCAAGCCGCCGAAGTCGCGAAGCGCCGCACGTTCGCGATCATTTCCCACCCCGACGCCGGTAAGACCACCATTACCGAGAAGCTCCTGCTGATGGGCAAGGCGATTGCCGTCGCCGGTACCGTGAAGTCGCGCAAGTCCGACCGCCACGCCACCTCCGACTGGATGGAGATGGAGAAGCAGCGCGGCATCTCCATCACCACCTCGGTGATGCAGTTCCCCTACCGCGAGCACATGATCAACCTGCTCGACACCCCCGGCCACGAAGACTTCTCCGAAGACACCTACCGCACCCTGACCGCGGTGGACTCGGCGCTGATGGTCCTCGACGGCGGTAAGGGTGTAGAGCCGCGCACCATCGCCCTGATGGAAGTCTGCCGCCTGCGCGACACGCCCATCGTCAGCTTCATCAACAAACTCGACCGCGACATCCGCGACCCCATCGAGCTGCTCGACGAGATCGAAGCCGTCCTGAAGATCAAGGCCGCGCCGATCACCTGGCCGATCGGCTGCTACCGCGACTTCAAGGGCGTGTACCACCTCGCCCAGGACAAGATCATCGTCTACGTGCCGGGCCACGGCCACGAGCGTATCGAGACCCAGGTCATCGACAAGCTCGACTCGGACGAGGCCCGCGCGCACCTGGGCGACCTCTACGACAACTTCCTCGAAGAGCTGGAACTGGTGCAGGGCGCCTGCCACGAGTTCGACAAGGACGCCTTCCTCAAGGGCGAGATGACCCCGGTATTCTTCGGTACCGCGCTGGGCAACTTCGGTGTCGACCAGGTGCTGGACTGCATCGTCGACTGGGCCCCGCAACCGCTGGAGCGTGGCGCCCACGAGCGCACCGTGGCGCCGACCGAAGAGAAGTTCTCCGGCTTCGTGTTCAAGATCCAGGCGAACATGGACCCGAAACACCGCGACCGCATCGCCTTCATGCGCATCTGCTCGGGCAAGTACGAGAAGGGCATGAAGATGCGCCACGTGCGCCTGGGCAAGGACGTGAAGATCGCCGACGCGCTGACCTTCTTCTCCAGCGAGCGTGAGCAGCTGGAAGAGGCCTTCGCCGGCGACATCATCGGCCTGCACAACCACGGCACCATCCAGATCGGCGACACCTTCACCGAAGGCGAGGCGCTGGGCTTCACCGGTATCCCGCATTTCGCCCCGGAACTGTTCCGCCGCGTGCGCCTGAAGGACCCGCTGAAATCCAAGCAGCTGCGCCAGGGCCTGCAGGAACTGGCCGAGGAAGGCGCCACTCAGGTGTTCTTCCCCGAACGCAACAACGACATCATCCTCGGCGCCGTCGGTGTGCTGCAGTTCGACGTCGTCGCCAGCCGCCTGAAGGAGGAATACAAGGTCGAGTGCGCCTACGAGCAGATCAACGTCTGGTCCGCGCGCTGGATCGAGTGCAAGGACGAGAAGAAGCTCAAGGAGTTCAAGGACAAGGCCTTCGAAAACCTGTCCGTGGACGGCGGCGGCCACCTCACCTACCTGGCCCCGACCCGCGTCAACCTGAGCCTGATGGAAGAGCGCTGGCCGGACATCACCTTCCGCGCTACCCGCGAACACCACTGA
- a CDS encoding sodium:proton antiporter — MLDLAAAFIALTTLLTYVNYRFIRLPPTIGVMATALIFSFIAQGMSLLGYPVLEVEMQQIISRIDFSDVLMTWFLPALLFAGALHVNLADLRNYKWPIGLLATFGVLIATTVIGYLAYYTFALFGWHVDFIYCLLFGALISPTDPIAVLGILKSAGAPKPLATTIVGESLFNDGTAVVVFTILLGILLAGETPTASTIAWLFVQEAIGGILFGAALGYGVFLMMRGIDQYQVEVMLTLALVIGGAALAARLHVSAPIAMVVAGLIIGNQARHYAMSDETRRYIDKFWELIDEILNALLFALIGLELLLLPFNWLHVVAAFTLGGAVLISRLLTVAPAIVVLRQTENGRRQVPAGTIRILVWGGLRGGVSVALALSLPLGEQRDLILSLTYVVVLVSILLQGLSIGPLVRRIYKGAEPVADSDH; from the coding sequence ATGCTTGATCTGGCCGCGGCGTTCATTGCGCTGACCACCCTGCTCACCTACGTCAACTACCGCTTCATCCGCCTGCCGCCGACCATCGGCGTCATGGCCACCGCGCTGATCTTTTCCTTCATCGCCCAGGGCATGTCGCTGCTCGGCTACCCGGTGCTGGAAGTCGAGATGCAGCAGATCATCAGCCGCATCGACTTCTCCGACGTGCTGATGACCTGGTTCCTCCCCGCGCTGCTGTTCGCCGGCGCCCTGCACGTGAACCTCGCCGACCTGCGCAACTACAAGTGGCCCATCGGCCTGCTCGCCACCTTCGGCGTGCTGATCGCCACCACGGTGATCGGCTACCTGGCCTACTACACCTTCGCCCTCTTCGGCTGGCACGTGGACTTCATCTACTGCCTGCTGTTCGGCGCGCTGATCTCGCCCACCGACCCCATCGCGGTGCTGGGCATCCTCAAGTCCGCCGGCGCGCCCAAGCCGCTGGCCACCACCATCGTCGGCGAGTCGCTGTTCAACGACGGCACCGCCGTGGTGGTCTTCACCATCCTGCTGGGCATCCTGCTGGCCGGCGAAACGCCCACCGCCTCGACGATTGCCTGGCTGTTCGTGCAGGAAGCCATCGGCGGCATCCTGTTCGGCGCGGCGCTGGGCTACGGCGTGTTCCTGATGATGCGCGGCATCGACCAGTACCAGGTGGAAGTCATGCTCACCCTGGCCCTGGTGATCGGCGGCGCTGCGCTGGCGGCGCGGCTGCACGTGTCGGCGCCCATCGCCATGGTGGTGGCCGGCCTGATCATCGGCAACCAGGCGCGCCACTACGCGATGTCCGACGAAACGCGGCGCTACATCGACAAGTTCTGGGAGCTGATCGACGAGATCCTCAACGCCCTGCTGTTCGCCCTGATCGGCCTGGAGCTGCTCCTGCTGCCGTTCAACTGGCTGCACGTGGTGGCGGCGTTCACCCTGGGCGGCGCGGTACTGATCTCGCGCCTGCTCACCGTCGCACCGGCCATCGTCGTGCTGCGCCAGACCGAGAACGGCCGCCGCCAGGTGCCCGCCGGGACCATCCGCATCCTCGTCTGGGGCGGCCTGCGCGGCGGAGTGTCGGTGGCCCTGGCGCTGTCCCTGCCGCTGGGCGAGCAGCGCGACCTGATCCTCAGCCTGACCTACGTGGTGGTGCTGGTGTCGATCCTGCTCCAGGGCCTGTCCATCGGCCCGCTGGTGCGGCGCATCTACAAGGGCGCCGAGCCGGTCGCCGACAGCGACCACTGA
- a CDS encoding ABC transporter permease, with product MVKTTTGKALFGVCFAVVVLALLIHWITPATLWQYREDLLFYLQAHLILVFASMFAAIVVGIPAGMLLSRPALQGQAERLMQIFNVGNTIPPLAVLAIALAIVGIGNGPAILALFLASLLPIVRNTYEGLRAVPASLKEAATGIGMTPRQVLLRVELPNAVPLIMGGVRIALALNVGSAPLAFLIGANSLGSLIFPGIALDDQSKLLLGAVCTALLALVLDGLVVLFSRGFLERGLAK from the coding sequence ATGGTGAAAACCACCACGGGCAAGGCCCTGTTCGGCGTCTGCTTCGCAGTCGTTGTGCTGGCTTTGCTGATCCATTGGATCACCCCCGCCACTCTGTGGCAGTACCGCGAAGACCTGCTGTTCTACCTGCAGGCGCACCTGATCCTGGTGTTCGCATCCATGTTCGCCGCCATCGTGGTCGGCATCCCCGCCGGCATGCTGCTCAGCCGGCCCGCCCTGCAAGGACAGGCCGAGCGCCTGATGCAGATATTCAACGTCGGCAACACCATCCCGCCACTGGCCGTGCTGGCCATCGCCCTGGCGATCGTCGGGATCGGCAACGGCCCGGCGATCCTCGCGCTGTTCCTCGCTTCGCTGCTGCCCATCGTGCGCAATACCTACGAGGGCCTGCGCGCCGTGCCGGCGTCGCTCAAGGAAGCGGCCACCGGCATCGGCATGACGCCACGGCAGGTGCTGCTGCGCGTCGAACTGCCCAATGCGGTGCCGCTGATCATGGGCGGTGTGCGCATCGCGCTGGCGCTCAACGTCGGTTCAGCGCCGCTGGCCTTCCTGATCGGCGCCAACAGCCTGGGCAGCCTGATCTTCCCCGGCATCGCCCTGGACGACCAGTCCAAGCTGCTGCTCGGCGCCGTGTGCACTGCGCTGCTGGCGCTGGTGCTCGATGGCCTGGTGGTGCTGTTCAGCCGCGGTTTCCTGGAACGGGGGCTGGCGAAATGA
- a CDS encoding glycine betaine ABC transporter substrate-binding protein, translating to MTRRLLGALGLVLAATTGLAQAADVIRIGGKPFTEQRLLTAITAQYLQSKGYEVKVTNGLGSTLARSAQQSGQLDLVWEYTGSSLIVYNKVKDKLNAEQSLAKVRELDGKKGLVWPTPAPFNNTYALAMPEEQAEQLGVRTLSDLARVMKEQGDKKTHLFAMDPEFAGRPDGLAPMSELYGFHFTRDDVRQMDAGLVYTALKNRQVFVGLVYTTDGRLKDFKLRVLEDDKQFFPFYNAAPVMRADLLEKHPELKTLFDPIANLLDDKTMQALNAQVDIQQEPVQRVAQKFLRDHDLLGDKARPAQDQPIKEEN from the coding sequence ATGACACGACGTCTGCTTGGCGCGCTGGGCCTCGTGCTCGCCGCCACAACCGGTCTCGCGCAGGCGGCCGATGTGATCCGCATCGGCGGCAAACCGTTCACCGAACAACGCCTGCTCACCGCCATCACCGCGCAGTACCTGCAGAGCAAGGGCTACGAGGTGAAGGTCACCAACGGCCTGGGCAGCACCCTTGCGCGCAGCGCGCAACAGAGCGGCCAGCTGGACCTGGTCTGGGAGTACACCGGCTCGTCGCTGATCGTCTACAACAAGGTCAAGGACAAGCTCAACGCCGAGCAATCGCTGGCCAAGGTTCGCGAGCTGGACGGCAAGAAGGGGCTGGTCTGGCCTACGCCCGCGCCGTTCAACAATACCTATGCGCTGGCGATGCCCGAGGAGCAGGCCGAACAGCTCGGGGTGCGCACCCTCAGTGACCTGGCCCGGGTGATGAAGGAGCAGGGCGACAAGAAGACCCACCTGTTCGCCATGGATCCGGAATTCGCCGGCCGTCCGGACGGTCTCGCGCCGATGAGCGAGCTGTACGGCTTCCACTTCACTCGCGACGACGTGCGGCAGATGGATGCCGGGCTGGTCTACACCGCGCTGAAGAATCGCCAGGTGTTCGTCGGCCTCGTCTACACCACCGATGGCCGCCTGAAGGACTTCAAGCTGCGCGTGCTGGAAGACGACAAGCAGTTCTTCCCGTTCTACAACGCCGCGCCGGTGATGCGTGCCGATCTGCTGGAGAAGCACCCGGAGCTGAAGACGCTGTTCGACCCCATCGCCAATCTGCTCGACGACAAGACCATGCAGGCGCTCAACGCCCAGGTCGACATCCAGCAGGAGCCAGTGCAGCGCGTGGCGCAGAAATTCCTGCGCGACCACGACCTGCTGGGCGACAAGGCCCGGCCGGCACAGGACCAGCCCATAAAGGAGGAGAACTGA
- a CDS encoding ABC transporter permease, producing the protein MDFMTVISRLDWVQVGQLTLQHLMLVSIAVGLAIVVGVPLGVLMTRFKWLAGPLQGAATVVLTIPSIALFGLMLPLYSKIGQGLGPLPAITAVFLYSLLPILRNTYLALTNVEPGIREAGKGIGMTFWQRLRMVDIPIAVPVILAGVRTAVVMNIGVMTIAAVIGAGGLGVLILNSISQSNMPMLVVGAVLVSLLAIAADLLLQWLQRALTPKGLRPQTGD; encoded by the coding sequence ATGGACTTCATGACCGTGATTTCCCGCCTCGACTGGGTGCAGGTCGGCCAGCTGACGCTGCAGCACCTGATGCTGGTATCCATCGCCGTGGGCCTGGCTATCGTCGTCGGTGTGCCACTGGGCGTGCTGATGACGCGCTTCAAGTGGCTCGCCGGGCCGTTGCAGGGCGCCGCCACCGTGGTGCTGACCATCCCGTCCATCGCGCTGTTCGGCCTGATGCTGCCGCTGTACTCGAAGATCGGACAGGGCCTTGGCCCGCTGCCGGCGATCACCGCGGTGTTCCTCTATTCGCTGCTGCCGATCCTGCGCAACACCTACCTCGCGCTGACCAATGTCGAGCCTGGCATTCGCGAAGCCGGCAAGGGCATCGGCATGACCTTCTGGCAGCGCCTGCGGATGGTCGATATCCCCATCGCCGTCCCGGTGATCCTCGCCGGCGTGCGCACCGCCGTGGTGATGAACATCGGCGTGATGACCATCGCTGCGGTGATTGGCGCCGGCGGCCTGGGCGTGCTCATCCTCAATTCCATCAGCCAATCCAACATGCCCATGCTGGTGGTCGGCGCGGTCCTGGTGAGCCTGCTCGCCATCGCCGCCGACCTGCTGCTGCAGTGGCTGCAGCGTGCGCTCACCCCGAAGGGCCTGCGCCCGCAGACAGGAGACTGA
- a CDS encoding ABC transporter ATP-binding protein produces MIELDQLTKTFTLKDGKEFRAVDKVSLTVEKGEICVFLGPSGCGKTTTLKMINRIIQPTSGRVLIDGQDTRELDEVTLRRHIGYVIQQIGLFPNMTIEENIMVVPRLLGWDKQKCKDKARELMAMVKLEPKQYLSRYPRELSGGQQQRIGVIRALAADAPLLLMDEPFGAVDPINRESIQNEFFELQRKLGMTVIMVSHDIDEAIKLGDKVAVFKSGRLLQFDHPDTLLAHPADEFVSAFTGQDSTLKRLLLVRAEDAADSSIVTASPQTTVAEALEKMEEDDRRYLVVVDANGKGLGYVRRKDMRRKEGVCSDFLNEFRVTASHDEHLRILLSRMYEFNSSWLPVLDADGQFLGEVTQESIADYLSSGRSRGRKTNIVSPAEVAQAS; encoded by the coding sequence ATGATCGAACTCGACCAACTGACCAAGACCTTCACCCTCAAGGACGGCAAGGAATTCCGCGCCGTGGACAAGGTCAGCCTGACCGTGGAGAAGGGCGAGATCTGCGTGTTCCTCGGCCCCTCCGGCTGTGGCAAGACCACCACGCTGAAGATGATCAACCGCATCATCCAGCCCACTTCCGGGCGCGTGCTGATCGACGGCCAGGACACCCGCGAGCTGGACGAAGTGACGCTGCGCCGCCACATCGGTTATGTGATCCAGCAGATCGGCCTGTTTCCCAACATGACCATCGAGGAAAACATCATGGTCGTGCCGCGCCTGCTCGGCTGGGACAAGCAGAAGTGCAAGGACAAGGCGCGCGAGCTGATGGCCATGGTCAAGCTCGAACCCAAGCAGTACCTGTCGCGCTACCCGCGCGAGCTGTCCGGTGGGCAGCAACAGCGCATCGGCGTGATCCGCGCGTTGGCCGCGGATGCGCCGTTGCTGCTGATGGACGAGCCGTTCGGCGCGGTGGACCCGATCAACCGCGAGTCGATCCAGAACGAGTTCTTCGAGTTGCAGCGCAAGCTGGGCATGACCGTGATCATGGTCAGCCACGACATCGACGAAGCGATCAAGCTGGGCGACAAGGTGGCGGTGTTCAAGAGCGGCCGTCTGCTTCAGTTCGACCATCCGGACACCTTGCTGGCGCACCCGGCGGACGAGTTCGTCAGCGCCTTCACCGGTCAGGACAGCACCCTCAAGCGTCTGCTGCTGGTGCGCGCCGAGGATGCCGCCGACAGCAGCATCGTCACCGCCAGCCCGCAGACCACGGTGGCTGAGGCGCTGGAAAAGATGGAAGAAGACGACCGCCGCTACCTGGTCGTGGTGGACGCCAACGGCAAGGGCCTGGGCTACGTGCGTCGCAAGGACATGCGCCGCAAGGAAGGCGTGTGCAGCGACTTCCTCAACGAGTTCCGCGTGACCGCGAGCCATGACGAACACCTGCGGATCCTGTTGTCGCGCATGTACGAGTTCAACAGTTCGTGGCTGCCGGTGCTCGATGCGGACGGGCAGTTCCTCGGTGAGGTGACGCAGGAGTCCATCGCGGATTACCTGAGCTCCGGTCGCTCGCGTGGGCGCAAGACCAATATCGTGTCGCCGGCGGAGGTGGCGCAGGCTTCCTGA
- a CDS encoding type III PLP-dependent enzyme: MSIKVEDYFAPETFQRMKAFADKQETPFVVIDKQTIADAYDQLTGCFPFAKIYYAVKANPATEITELLRDKGSNFDIASIYELDKVMKTGVRAEQISYGNTIKKARDIRYFYEKGVRLFATDSEADLRNIAKAAPGSKVYVRILTEGSTSADWPLSRKFGCQSDMAMDLLVLARDLGLVPYGVSFHVGSQQRDIGVWDAAIAKVKVIFERLKEEDGIELKLINMGGGFPANYIAKTNSLETYAEEIIRFLKEDFGDELPEIILEPGRSLIANAGILVSEVVLVARKSRTAVERWVFTDVGKFSGLIETMDESIKFPIHVEKAGELEEVVIAGPTCDSADIMYEHYKYGLPLNLAAGDRLYWLSTGAYTTSYSAVEFNGFPPLKAFYL, encoded by the coding sequence ATGTCCATCAAGGTCGAGGATTACTTCGCCCCCGAAACCTTCCAGCGCATGAAGGCGTTTGCCGACAAGCAGGAAACCCCCTTCGTCGTCATCGACAAGCAGACCATCGCCGATGCCTACGACCAGCTGACAGGCTGCTTCCCGTTCGCCAAGATCTACTACGCGGTGAAGGCCAACCCGGCCACCGAGATCACCGAGCTGCTGCGCGACAAGGGTTCGAACTTCGATATCGCCTCCATCTATGAGCTGGACAAGGTGATGAAGACCGGCGTGCGCGCCGAGCAGATCAGCTACGGCAACACCATCAAGAAAGCCCGCGACATTCGCTACTTCTACGAGAAGGGCGTGCGCCTGTTCGCCACCGACTCCGAAGCCGACCTGCGCAACATCGCCAAGGCCGCGCCGGGCTCCAAGGTCTACGTGCGCATCCTCACCGAAGGCTCCACCTCGGCCGACTGGCCGCTGTCGCGCAAGTTCGGCTGCCAGTCCGACATGGCCATGGACCTGCTGGTGCTGGCCCGCGACCTGGGCCTGGTGCCTTACGGCGTATCCTTCCACGTCGGTTCGCAACAGCGTGACATCGGCGTCTGGGACGCGGCCATCGCCAAGGTGAAGGTCATCTTCGAACGCCTGAAAGAAGAAGACGGCATCGAGCTGAAGCTGATCAACATGGGCGGCGGCTTCCCGGCCAACTACATCGCCAAGACCAACAGCCTGGAAACCTACGCCGAAGAGATCATCCGCTTCCTCAAGGAAGACTTCGGCGACGAGCTGCCGGAAATCATCCTGGAGCCGGGCCGTTCGCTGATCGCCAACGCCGGCATCCTGGTCAGCGAAGTCGTGCTGGTGGCGCGCAAGTCGCGCACCGCGGTGGAGCGCTGGGTGTTCACCGACGTGGGCAAGTTCTCCGGCCTGATCGAAACCATGGACGAGTCCATCAAGTTCCCGATCCATGTTGAGAAGGCGGGCGAGCTGGAAGAAGTGGTGATCGCAGGCCCGACCTGCGACAGCGCGGACATCATGTACGAGCACTACAAGTACGGCCTGCCGCTGAACCTGGCCGCTGGCGACCGCCTGTACTGGCTGTCCACCGGTGCCTACACCACCAGCTACAGCGCGGTGGAGTTCAACGGCTTCCCGCCGCTGAAGGCGTTCTACCTGTAA
- a CDS encoding phosphoethanolamine transferase CptA, which translates to MSTSTPPSIRKGVDWAGLGWLLLFFWYFSGVTQALILFSGTTGFAGFRDAFFLSSLWLAPALLLPRFTKGIAAVIGLVLWGASLVGLSYFGIYKQEFSQSVIFVMFESNTAEAGEYFSQYFSLWLCLALLAYTVVAVLLWKRIRPVTLPLYARVPVAVLLVAMNLVYPFYKQMVTQERTFAQALEKVQSRMEPAVPWQLVVGYVQYRQQLDNMQKLLQQNASLPPLQNLQDSSGEAPRTLVLVLGESTTRQHMHLYGYGRDTTPNLDALAAQGKGLTVFQNVVAPRPYTIEVMQQILTFGDEQNPDRFLTDPSLINLMKQAGYKTFWITNQQTMTKRNTMLTTFSQQTDEQAYLNNQRNQNASQYDGVVLAPFEKALKDPAQKKFIVIHLLGTHMDYRYRYPEEFAYFKDRQGAPSALSDDQVETYNFYDNAVRYNDFVVSSLIKRYSDANANGFMLYLSDHGEDVYSSGNHDRLGRNEMDPTRPMYTIPFMVWTSPSWQAAHPRDLQAVADRSYSSSHLIHTLSDLAGLSYDRYEPAKSLVNQQFATAPRWIGDPYKKDGLHEFDKLPMDKAEQEIATDGKAPATAQAPAKVLPKEG; encoded by the coding sequence GTGTCTACCTCTACTCCACCTTCCATCCGCAAAGGCGTGGACTGGGCCGGCCTGGGCTGGCTCCTGCTGTTCTTCTGGTACTTCTCCGGCGTCACCCAGGCCTTGATCCTGTTCAGTGGCACCACTGGCTTCGCCGGCTTCCGCGACGCCTTCTTCCTCAGCAGCCTGTGGCTCGCTCCGGCGCTGCTGCTGCCGCGCTTCACCAAAGGCATCGCCGCGGTCATCGGCCTGGTGCTCTGGGGCGCCTCGCTGGTGGGCCTGAGCTACTTCGGCATCTACAAGCAGGAGTTCTCGCAGAGCGTCATCTTCGTGATGTTCGAGTCGAACACCGCCGAAGCCGGCGAGTACTTCAGCCAGTATTTCAGCCTCTGGCTGTGCCTGGCGCTGCTGGCCTACACCGTGGTCGCCGTGCTGCTGTGGAAGCGCATCCGCCCGGTCACCCTGCCGCTGTATGCCCGCGTGCCGGTAGCCGTGCTGCTGGTGGCGATGAACCTCGTGTATCCGTTCTACAAGCAGATGGTCACCCAGGAGCGCACCTTCGCTCAGGCGCTGGAGAAGGTGCAATCGCGCATGGAACCGGCGGTGCCGTGGCAGTTGGTGGTGGGCTATGTCCAGTACCGCCAGCAACTGGACAACATGCAGAAGCTGCTGCAGCAGAACGCCTCGCTGCCGCCCCTGCAGAACCTCCAGGACAGCAGCGGCGAAGCCCCGCGCACCCTGGTGCTGGTGCTGGGTGAATCCACTACCCGCCAACACATGCACCTGTACGGCTACGGCCGCGACACCACGCCGAACCTCGATGCCCTCGCCGCCCAAGGCAAGGGACTGACCGTGTTCCAGAACGTCGTCGCGCCGCGCCCCTACACCATCGAGGTGATGCAGCAGATCCTCACCTTCGGCGATGAGCAGAACCCGGACCGCTTCCTCACCGATCCGTCGCTGATCAACCTGATGAAACAGGCGGGCTACAAGACCTTCTGGATCACCAACCAGCAGACGATGACCAAGCGCAACACCATGCTCACCACCTTCTCCCAGCAGACGGACGAGCAGGCGTACCTGAACAACCAGCGCAACCAGAACGCCAGCCAGTACGACGGCGTGGTGCTGGCGCCATTCGAAAAGGCCCTGAAGGACCCGGCGCAGAAGAAGTTCATCGTGATCCACCTGCTGGGCACGCACATGGACTACCGCTATCGCTATCCTGAGGAGTTCGCCTACTTCAAGGACCGCCAGGGCGCGCCCTCGGCGTTGTCGGATGACCAGGTGGAGACCTACAACTTCTACGACAACGCGGTGCGCTACAACGACTTCGTGGTGTCGAGCCTGATCAAGCGTTACTCCGACGCGAACGCCAACGGCTTCATGCTCTACCTCTCCGACCACGGCGAAGACGTCTACAGCTCCGGCAACCATGACCGCCTGGGCCGCAACGAAATGGACCCGACCCGGCCGATGTACACCATTCCGTTCATGGTCTGGACCTCGCCGAGCTGGCAGGCCGCCCACCCGCGCGACCTGCAGGCGGTGGCCGATCGCTCCTACAGCAGCTCGCACCTGATCCACACCCTGTCGGACCTCGCCGGCCTGAGCTACGACCGCTACGAGCCGGCCAAGAGCCTGGTGAACCAGCAGTTCGCCACCGCACCGCGCTGGATCGGCGACCCGTACAAGAAGGACGGCCTGCACGAGTTCGACAAGCTGCCGATGGACAAGGCCGAGCAGGAGATTGCCACCGATGGCAAGGCCCCTGCCACGGCGCAGGCTCCGGCCAAGGTACTGCCCAAAGAGGGCTGA
- a CDS encoding tetratricopeptide repeat protein, producing MSFVLRRTEEINVEDLTGQLADNPRQAARLILAGARDGDLEAQALLGQILLDGHGIEQDIGLALTWFGIAAERGHAMARNMLGRCLEHGWGCEKDEAGAARHYAIAAQQKLDWAMYNLANLLSTGRGVARDDSRALALYQSAAALGHAKSMNLVGRFHEEGLVVPCDLDLARQWYRRSAEAGDFRGQFSHASVLAERGDLPAARIWLERALEGGNLNFLRVAREQLAASMPPSLSELTLAYFQRAAELGDDTDLARLAQALEVA from the coding sequence ATGAGTTTCGTCCTGCGTCGCACTGAAGAAATCAACGTCGAAGACCTCACCGGCCAGCTCGCCGACAACCCGCGCCAGGCCGCCCGGCTGATCCTCGCCGGCGCCCGCGACGGCGACCTGGAAGCCCAGGCGCTGCTCGGGCAGATCCTCCTCGACGGCCACGGCATCGAACAGGACATCGGCCTCGCCCTGACCTGGTTCGGCATCGCCGCCGAGCGCGGCCACGCCATGGCGCGCAACATGCTCGGCCGCTGTCTGGAACATGGCTGGGGCTGCGAAAAGGATGAGGCCGGTGCCGCCCGTCATTACGCGATAGCCGCGCAGCAGAAGCTCGACTGGGCCATGTACAACCTCGCCAACCTGCTCTCCACCGGGCGCGGCGTGGCGCGCGACGATTCCCGCGCCCTGGCGCTCTACCAGAGCGCAGCCGCGCTGGGTCATGCCAAGTCGATGAACCTGGTCGGGCGCTTCCATGAGGAGGGGTTGGTGGTCCCGTGTGACCTGGACCTTGCCCGCCAGTGGTACCGCCGCTCCGCCGAAGCGGGTGACTTCCGTGGGCAGTTCAGCCACGCCTCGGTGCTGGCCGAACGCGGCGACTTGCCGGCCGCCCGCATCTGGCTCGAACGGGCGCTGGAAGGTGGCAACCTCAATTTCCTGCGCGTTGCACGCGAACAGCTCGCCGCCTCGATGCCGCCGAGCCTGAGCGAACTGACCCTGGCCTACTTCCAGCGCGCCGCCGAACTGGGTGACGACACGGACCTTGCACGACTCGCGCAAGCGCTGGAAGTGGCCTGA
- a CDS encoding Fe2+-dependent dioxygenase — protein MLLHIPGVFTRDEVTRIRAALEQAEWADGKVTAGYQSSRAKHNLQLPQDHPLAREIGEAMLQRLWSNPLFQSAALPSKVFPPLFNCYTGGGSFDFHIDNAVRDTQGGRERVRTDVSSTLFFSDPEDYDGGELVIQDTYGTQQVKLPAGDLVLYPATSLHKVNPVTRGARIASFFWTQSLVREDSQRALLFQMDQSIQALTRDVPEHPALIELTGTYHNLLRRWVDV, from the coding sequence ATGCTGCTGCACATTCCCGGCGTCTTCACCCGTGATGAGGTGACGCGCATCCGCGCCGCCCTGGAACAGGCCGAGTGGGCCGACGGCAAGGTCACCGCCGGCTACCAGTCATCCCGCGCCAAGCACAACCTGCAACTGCCGCAGGACCATCCCCTGGCCCGCGAAATCGGCGAAGCCATGCTGCAGCGCCTGTGGAGCAACCCGCTGTTCCAGTCCGCCGCGCTGCCGAGCAAGGTCTTCCCGCCGCTGTTCAACTGCTACACCGGCGGCGGTTCGTTCGACTTCCACATCGACAACGCCGTGCGCGACACCCAGGGTGGCCGCGAGCGGGTGCGTACCGACGTGTCCTCGACGCTGTTCTTCAGCGACCCGGAGGATTACGACGGCGGTGAACTAGTGATCCAGGACACCTACGGCACCCAACAGGTGAAACTGCCGGCCGGCGACCTGGTGCTCTACCCCGCCACCAGCCTGCACAAGGTCAACCCGGTGACCCGTGGCGCGCGCATCGCCTCGTTCTTCTGGACCCAGAGCCTGGTGCGCGAGGACAGCCAGCGCGCCCTGCTGTTCCAGATGGACCAGTCGATCCAGGCGCTGACCCGCGATGTGCCGGAACACCCGGCACTGATCGAACTGACCGGCACCTACCACAACCTGCTGCGCCGCTGGGTGGACGTCTGA